One genomic segment of Corynebacterium durum includes these proteins:
- a CDS encoding MMPL family transporter — MAQLLYRLGRLTYLNRWKTLVVWLLLIAGMAAAAANLSQPLSNNFTIPGLESIEAQDEIKERFNTSDDALTAPTAKVIVQAPEGKTLEDSDVSADVDKLVTSLKDSGKLKDTDELVNPVMAAMGMKQQLTEQKAAQGIPQEQIDADLKAISPLSEDRRTGTIDITFEAEKAGDVTSEQRNAITTIISNDSGNLTTAYSGNAFQDSESLGMQSELIGITVAAVVLIITFGSLVAAGLPLLTAVVGVAFGLMGVTAATGFTDSINSMTPTLASMIGLAVGIDYALFILSRFRSELIDHINGHDLTPKQLSTRLREISREDRAHLAGLAVGKAGSAVVFAGLTVLIALAALTIVNISFLSAMALAAAATVAVAVLVAITLLPAILGLVGTRVFSVTAPFVTAPDPEQEKPTMGLRWIRQVRSQPLVFLGAGALVLILLAIPAMNLRLSMPTDGVTEPGSPRRVAYEMTEDAFGPGRNSPMIAVVEATSRPEDQRMQSFGAAVEKLQGTDGVTNAQIIALNDAQDTAQVLITPEYGATDERTSDLLHDLRNNADNYKITGVGPMFEDISQRLNDALLPYLAVVLSLAFVLLMLVFRSIWVPLIATLGFALTVAATFGLTVLIWQQGFAGLVSDPQPLISFLPIMLVGIVFGLAMDYQVFLVSRMREGYVHGKTAGNAVANGFKHGARVVTAAALIMISVFAAFMLIDEKFIVVMGFALAVAVFFDAFIVRMTIIPATMFLLDDRAWRLPRWLDRMIPHVDIEGESLTRKAPVH; from the coding sequence ATGGCGCAGCTGCTCTACAGACTCGGTAGATTGACCTACCTGAACCGCTGGAAAACGCTGGTGGTGTGGCTCCTACTCATCGCAGGCATGGCAGCCGCAGCGGCAAACCTGTCACAACCGCTGTCCAATAACTTCACTATCCCCGGCCTGGAATCCATTGAAGCCCAAGACGAAATCAAAGAACGCTTCAACACATCCGACGATGCCCTCACCGCCCCCACCGCAAAGGTGATCGTGCAGGCACCAGAGGGGAAAACTCTGGAAGACTCCGATGTCAGTGCCGATGTAGACAAGCTGGTGACCAGCCTCAAAGATTCCGGAAAGCTGAAAGACACCGACGAGCTGGTCAATCCTGTCATGGCCGCCATGGGCATGAAGCAGCAGCTCACAGAGCAGAAAGCTGCGCAGGGCATCCCACAGGAACAAATCGACGCGGACCTGAAAGCCATCTCCCCGCTCAGCGAGGACAGGCGCACAGGCACCATTGACATCACCTTCGAGGCAGAGAAAGCAGGGGATGTCACCTCCGAACAGCGCAATGCCATTACCACCATCATTTCCAATGACAGCGGTAACCTCACCACCGCCTACTCCGGCAACGCCTTCCAAGACAGCGAATCCCTGGGAATGCAGAGTGAACTCATCGGCATCACCGTCGCCGCGGTAGTGCTGATCATCACGTTCGGTTCCCTTGTCGCAGCAGGTCTTCCACTGCTCACCGCCGTGGTGGGCGTGGCATTCGGCTTGATGGGTGTTACCGCCGCCACCGGCTTCACCGACTCCATCAACAGCATGACCCCGACCCTGGCCTCCATGATTGGTCTGGCCGTGGGCATCGACTACGCGCTGTTCATCCTCTCTCGTTTCCGCAGCGAACTCATTGACCACATCAACGGGCACGACCTCACGCCCAAGCAGCTCAGCACCCGCCTTCGCGAAATCAGCAGAGAAGACCGCGCTCACCTCGCGGGCTTGGCGGTAGGCAAAGCCGGTTCCGCCGTGGTGTTCGCTGGGTTGACCGTGCTCATCGCGCTGGCGGCGCTCACCATTGTGAACATTTCCTTCCTGTCGGCCATGGCCCTGGCCGCCGCCGCGACCGTCGCCGTCGCCGTCCTCGTGGCCATCACCCTGCTGCCCGCCATCCTCGGCCTGGTGGGAACCCGCGTCTTCTCTGTCACCGCACCGTTTGTCACGGCACCAGATCCTGAGCAAGAAAAGCCCACTATGGGTCTACGCTGGATCCGTCAGGTCCGCTCCCAGCCACTCGTCTTCCTTGGCGCTGGTGCACTCGTCCTGATCCTGCTGGCCATTCCCGCCATGAACCTGCGCCTATCCATGCCCACCGACGGTGTCACCGAACCCGGCTCCCCCCGCCGCGTCGCCTACGAAATGACCGAAGACGCTTTCGGCCCCGGCCGCAACAGCCCCATGATCGCCGTGGTCGAAGCCACCTCCAGGCCGGAGGATCAGCGCATGCAGAGCTTTGGCGCGGCCGTCGAAAAGCTGCAGGGAACCGACGGCGTAACCAACGCACAGATCATTGCACTTAACGACGCCCAGGACACCGCACAGGTCCTGATCACCCCCGAGTACGGTGCCACCGATGAACGCACCAGCGACCTGCTGCACGACCTGCGCAACAACGCCGACAACTACAAGATCACCGGTGTCGGCCCCATGTTCGAGGACATCTCCCAGCGGCTTAACGACGCCCTGCTCCCCTACCTCGCCGTCGTACTCAGCCTCGCATTCGTTCTGCTCATGCTGGTCTTCCGTTCTATCTGGGTGCCGCTGATTGCCACCCTCGGATTTGCACTCACCGTGGCGGCAACTTTCGGACTTACCGTGCTCATCTGGCAGCAGGGTTTCGCTGGACTGGTCAGCGACCCGCAGCCGCTCATCAGCTTCCTCCCCATCATGCTGGTCGGCATCGTCTTCGGCCTGGCCATGGACTACCAAGTTTTCCTGGTCAGTCGTATGAGAGAAGGCTACGTACACGGCAAAACCGCAGGCAACGCCGTGGCCAACGGCTTCAAGCACGGCGCGCGCGTGGTCACAGCCGCAGCGCTCATCATGATCAGCGTGTTCGCCGCCTTCATGCTCATTGACGAAAAATTCATTGTGGTCATGGGCTTCGCCCTAGCCGTCGCGGTATTTTTCGATGCCTTCATCGTTCGCATGACCATTATCCCCGCAACGATGTTCCTCCTTGACGACCGCGCCTGGAGACTTCCCCGGTGGCTAGACCGTATGATTCCTCATGTAGACATTGAAGGCGAATCGCTCACCAGAAAGGCACCTGTGCACTAA
- a CDS encoding response regulator transcription factor, which produces MIRVLIVDDQQLLRRGLKLLLAQSPEIQVVTTCASAAETLVSLHNSEVDVVLADAVMPGMDGPELVEQCHTLWPSLPVIILTTFDDATIVRRSIKAGAAGFLLKDVSPTTLAEAITAAYDGHPYVDPRVAHLLALPSRFAGLTPTEKTVAELVGQGLSNREIAAELHLAEGTVKNHISALLRKTQVPDRTRLALHFHT; this is translated from the coding sequence ATGATTCGTGTGCTTATTGTCGACGACCAGCAACTTCTTCGCCGCGGCCTGAAACTTCTGCTTGCGCAGTCTCCTGAAATCCAGGTGGTGACCACCTGTGCATCGGCCGCAGAAACCCTGGTCAGCCTGCACAACAGCGAGGTTGATGTGGTGCTCGCGGATGCCGTGATGCCTGGCATGGATGGCCCCGAGCTGGTGGAACAGTGCCACACGTTGTGGCCATCGCTGCCGGTGATCATTCTGACCACGTTTGACGACGCCACGATTGTCCGGCGTTCCATTAAGGCCGGGGCCGCTGGCTTTTTACTCAAAGACGTCTCCCCCACCACGCTTGCGGAGGCAATCACCGCCGCCTATGACGGCCACCCTTATGTGGATCCACGGGTAGCGCACTTGCTCGCTCTTCCTAGCCGATTCGCGGGGCTGACCCCCACCGAGAAAACCGTGGCGGAGCTGGTGGGCCAGGGACTATCTAACAGGGAGATAGCAGCGGAACTTCACCTCGCGGAAGGCACAGTGAAGAATCACATTTCGGCACTGCTACGCAAGACCCAGGTACCTGACCGCACGCGGCTTGCACTGCATTTTCACACCTAA
- a CDS encoding sensor histidine kinase, translating to MAWLLTSFEESGERERKLAVAAAVDNERSEAARMLHDGIGQQLVAITMSFDVAKALKTTKEHDAWMEVDHAHTVATQALRDLRRWVRALDPPPAPVPEDSMQLVTVLESLSQAFASTGLEFYIQGPQAKHHLGATAGEIFQVTAREGLSNALRHGHPDALQFTLKCTDDAATLTVEDFSTSLQRSIPAESKDEGYGLRSLRERAEQAGGMLHAEPTTEGFFLGVSLPLTESV from the coding sequence TTGGCCTGGCTTCTAACCTCTTTTGAAGAAAGCGGCGAGCGTGAACGGAAACTTGCGGTAGCGGCGGCCGTCGATAATGAGCGAAGTGAGGCGGCGCGCATGCTTCATGACGGCATTGGGCAGCAGCTTGTGGCGATCACCATGTCTTTTGATGTGGCGAAGGCCCTGAAAACCACAAAAGAGCACGATGCCTGGATGGAGGTTGATCACGCTCACACGGTAGCTACGCAAGCGCTGAGGGATCTGCGTCGATGGGTGCGCGCGTTGGATCCACCGCCCGCGCCGGTCCCCGAGGACAGCATGCAATTAGTCACCGTCTTGGAGTCACTATCGCAGGCATTTGCCAGCACTGGCCTGGAGTTTTACATTCAAGGCCCGCAGGCGAAGCATCATTTGGGGGCTACTGCCGGTGAGATTTTCCAGGTCACTGCCAGGGAGGGCCTGTCCAACGCCCTGCGACACGGGCACCCGGATGCGCTGCAGTTCACTTTGAAATGCACAGATGATGCAGCCACTCTCACGGTGGAGGACTTTTCTACCTCACTGCAGCGCTCAATTCCAGCGGAGTCTAAGGATGAGGGCTACGGCCTGCGGTCGCTGCGGGAACGCGCCGAGCAAGCGGGCGGAATGCTTCACGCCGAACCCACCACCGAGGGCTTTTTTCTGGGCGTATCCCTGCCGCTGACGGAAAGTGTGTGA
- a CDS encoding CPBP family intramembrane glutamic endopeptidase produces the protein MATSHHVSHQSLRLPSIILRPILAVVILVVADLSSTLPLLIPWVKAARRQAVGHGNASIALFCVVTLICVTLTTLVTCASVWFLCRYLDKMPFSIVDLRLTSRGVLWFFSMIAVACIIFAITMGIAHLAGVKGIPEDSSGDTWWANMILSFGLGFLLQAIPEEIIFRGWLIPSLGNTKLAVALSVVTFGVIHIVSQGGQQNLVERFIYLIMPLGFAFAAAIVRLASHSVWAAIGVHGGLHISGTIMFFLPNESSPLQWTLLGVLWVLVGIIVNWRYKVLENLA, from the coding sequence ATGGCAACCTCACATCACGTATCTCATCAGTCTTTGAGGCTACCTAGTATCATTTTAAGGCCTATTCTTGCTGTTGTGATCCTCGTGGTAGCTGATCTTTCCTCAACGCTGCCTCTATTAATTCCCTGGGTTAAGGCTGCCCGAAGGCAGGCTGTTGGCCACGGAAACGCAAGCATAGCGCTGTTCTGCGTTGTAACGCTGATCTGCGTCACGTTAACCACACTAGTTACATGCGCGTCTGTATGGTTTTTATGTCGTTATCTAGACAAGATGCCATTTTCCATTGTGGACTTACGCCTTACTAGTCGTGGGGTGTTGTGGTTCTTCTCTATGATTGCTGTGGCGTGCATTATTTTTGCCATTACTATGGGGATCGCACATCTTGCTGGAGTAAAAGGAATTCCAGAAGACTCATCGGGTGATACATGGTGGGCAAATATGATTCTCTCCTTTGGGCTTGGATTCCTTTTGCAAGCTATCCCCGAAGAAATAATATTTCGTGGCTGGTTAATTCCTTCCCTGGGAAACACGAAACTTGCTGTTGCGCTCAGTGTGGTGACGTTCGGGGTCATACATATCGTCTCGCAAGGTGGTCAGCAAAATCTTGTCGAACGCTTCATCTACCTCATCATGCCGTTAGGATTTGCGTTTGCCGCTGCCATAGTGCGACTTGCTTCTCATTCCGTCTGGGCAGCGATAGGTGTTCATGGTGGTCTTCATATCTCCGGCACTATCATGTTCTTCCTACCGAATGAATCATCGCCGTTGCAGTGGACACTCTTGGGCGTTTTGTGGGTGCTCGTGGGGATTATTGTTAACTGGCGGTATAAAGTTCTTGAAAATCTGGCATGA
- a CDS encoding DUF1648 domain-containing protein translates to MTGLLPMRSLWWYVASHAVMVIAIAVALYHYPQLPDPLPLHWGQDGTVDNAAPKTIPTVLFLVGLGPAIVIAAGAGFAGYSQFFAYNSRERDAVSRQRTILINKTTQLTLGFFTLSVTTAISFLVTRALVWTVETWELYLCLSFIIAVLVWAVSADIRARRHADIIYPPSNYKPRALKGGMFYWDEGDSRTFIELDANTMALNLAKPSAWAVMAMLLIPVFVIGCVVAFA, encoded by the coding sequence ATGACGGGACTTCTTCCTATGAGATCATTGTGGTGGTATGTGGCATCGCACGCGGTAATGGTTATTGCCATTGCTGTCGCGTTGTACCACTATCCTCAGCTTCCAGATCCTCTGCCGCTTCACTGGGGTCAGGACGGCACTGTTGATAATGCAGCGCCAAAAACTATCCCTACTGTTCTTTTTCTTGTGGGTCTAGGTCCTGCCATTGTGATCGCGGCAGGGGCCGGTTTTGCTGGATACTCTCAGTTCTTCGCGTACAACAGCAGAGAAAGAGATGCAGTGTCTCGTCAGCGGACGATTCTGATTAACAAAACAACTCAGTTAACACTGGGGTTCTTCACATTAAGTGTCACCACTGCAATATCTTTCCTGGTCACACGTGCTCTTGTGTGGACTGTTGAGACGTGGGAGCTTTATCTTTGTCTTTCCTTTATTATAGCGGTGCTGGTGTGGGCTGTGTCGGCTGATATACGCGCACGTCGTCACGCAGATATCATCTACCCACCCAGTAACTACAAACCACGAGCATTAAAGGGAGGAATGTTCTATTGGGATGAGGGGGATTCTCGAACTTTTATCGAACTTGATGCTAACACCATGGCGCTGAACTTAGCTAAGCCCAGTGCCTGGGCGGTTATGGCGATGCTTCTTATACCTGTCTTTGTTATTGGTTGCGTTGTCGCCTTTGCTTAA
- a CDS encoding peptide chain release factor 3, translating into MNSPLSSEAARRRTFAVIAHPDAGKSTLTEALALHAHVIAEAGAVHGKAGRKATVSDWMEMEKDRGISIASSALQFEYAPEGHQGEPYMINLVDTPGHADFSEDTYRVLTAVDAAVMLIDGAKGLEPQTLKLFRVCKARGLPIVTVVNKWDRPGKSPLELVDEIVTEIGLQPTPLYWPVGEAGDFRGLAKLSDEGEPQEYIHFIRTAGGSTIAPEEHYTPEQALDKEADTWETAAEETELLAADGAVHDQELFLDCTTSPMIFASAMLNFGVHQILDTLCELAPAPGARAGDQAAVAASQSAMDNGREPGDEFSGVVFKVQAGMDKNHRDSLAFMRVVSGEFERGMQVTHAQSGRSFSTKYALTVFGRTRSTVETAYPGDIVGLVNAGSLAPGDTIYTGKKVQFPPMPQFAPEHFRTLRAKSLGKYKQFRKALEQLDSEGVVQVLKNDARGDAAPVMAAVGPMQFEVMQARMDNEYNVETIAEPVPYSVARRTNAETAPELAKQRGVEIFTRTDGELIALFGDKWRLQFIQKEHPEFFLEALVAD; encoded by the coding sequence ATGAATTCTCCGCTCTCTTCCGAGGCCGCCCGCCGGCGTACGTTCGCTGTGATTGCCCACCCTGACGCTGGTAAATCCACGTTGACGGAGGCGCTTGCGCTACACGCGCATGTGATCGCGGAGGCTGGCGCCGTGCACGGTAAAGCTGGTCGTAAGGCTACTGTGTCAGACTGGATGGAGATGGAGAAGGACCGCGGCATTTCCATCGCCTCATCAGCGCTGCAGTTTGAGTACGCCCCGGAAGGCCATCAAGGCGAACCGTACATGATTAACCTGGTGGATACTCCTGGTCACGCAGATTTTTCAGAGGACACCTACCGCGTGCTCACTGCCGTGGATGCTGCAGTCATGCTTATCGACGGCGCGAAAGGCTTGGAGCCACAAACCCTCAAGCTGTTCCGCGTATGTAAGGCACGTGGATTGCCGATTGTCACTGTGGTGAACAAGTGGGATCGCCCCGGAAAGTCACCTTTAGAGCTGGTGGACGAGATTGTCACGGAGATTGGGCTGCAGCCCACTCCCCTATATTGGCCGGTCGGCGAGGCTGGTGATTTCCGGGGTCTTGCCAAGCTGAGTGATGAGGGCGAACCGCAAGAGTACATTCACTTCATTCGCACCGCCGGCGGTTCTACCATCGCGCCCGAGGAGCATTACACACCTGAACAGGCGCTTGATAAGGAAGCCGATACCTGGGAAACCGCCGCCGAGGAGACGGAACTACTGGCCGCCGACGGCGCGGTGCACGACCAGGAGCTATTTCTTGACTGCACCACCTCCCCCATGATTTTCGCTTCGGCAATGTTGAACTTTGGCGTACATCAAATTTTGGACACTTTGTGCGAATTGGCACCCGCACCGGGCGCACGTGCGGGTGATCAGGCGGCAGTCGCGGCGTCGCAAAGCGCCATGGACAATGGCCGTGAACCGGGTGACGAGTTTTCGGGTGTGGTGTTTAAGGTACAAGCGGGGATGGATAAAAATCACCGCGATTCGCTAGCGTTTATGCGGGTGGTGTCGGGCGAATTTGAGCGCGGAATGCAGGTGACGCATGCACAGTCGGGGCGATCATTTTCTACGAAATATGCGCTCACGGTGTTTGGTCGCACAAGATCAACGGTAGAAACTGCCTACCCGGGCGACATTGTTGGTTTGGTAAACGCAGGTTCGCTCGCCCCCGGCGATACAATTTACACCGGAAAAAAGGTTCAATTCCCGCCGATGCCGCAATTCGCGCCCGAGCATTTTCGCACCTTGCGCGCAAAAAGCCTGGGTAAATACAAGCAGTTCCGTAAAGCGCTGGAACAGCTGGATTCGGAAGGCGTGGTTCAGGTGCTCAAAAACGATGCGCGTGGCGACGCCGCGCCCGTCATGGCCGCCGTTGGCCCCATGCAGTTTGAAGTAATGCAGGCCCGCATGGATAACGAATACAACGTAGAAACAATCGCCGAGCCGGTCCCCTATTCCGTGGCACGCCGCACCAATGCGGAAACCGCACCAGAATTAGCAAAACAACGTGGCGTGGAGATCTTCACCCGCACCGACGGCGAACTCATCGCTCTGTTTGGCGATAAATGGCGTTTGCAGTTCATTCAAAAAGAGCACCCCGAATTCTTCCTGGAAGCCCTGGTGGCTGATTAA
- a CDS encoding AAA family ATPase, whose product MNVNMTKEFSSTLLEMQRGRNLLITGREGTGKSALLCTFINEYSRGRNCLIIAPTEDAASKVGGMTIGEVFGFSQSEPVNTTRSYRQTPNEEYTEILESLDILIIDEISMVRADHFDMINTALTE is encoded by the coding sequence ATGAATGTCAATATGACAAAAGAATTCTCCTCAACACTTTTGGAAATGCAAAGAGGGCGAAATCTCTTAATTACAGGACGCGAAGGAACAGGAAAATCGGCCCTACTTTGCACATTCATCAACGAGTATTCCCGCGGAAGAAACTGCCTCATTATAGCACCCACCGAAGATGCAGCATCAAAAGTTGGTGGTATGACAATCGGTGAAGTATTCGGTTTTTCACAAAGCGAACCCGTCAATACCACGAGATCATACCGCCAGACGCCCAATGAAGAATATACAGAGATCCTAGAATCGTTAGACATTCTAATTATAGACGAAATTTCCATGGTAAGAGCTGATCATTTTGACATGATCAACACTGCCCTCACGGAATAG
- a CDS encoding multicopper oxidase domain-containing protein, which yields MSAKGKWDRRSWHRKAGRPVSLWLGAIVVAGLVHQLLPNSRWVLIHLFTLGAVTNSIVVWSQHFTEKFLHAPAPDEARPWQLRRIYALNLGIVVTVVGQLTTFWQVTTMGAAIVGLILAWHAIALARQYRQHNEQQRYAPVVLAYVASACCMPFGATAGALLAAGVGTPWYDRLKLAHLAINILGFLGFAAVGSLAILFPTIWRTRAGTDRMGQVLSLTMVGLLTIVIGSLLGLGQIAGAGLLIYCGGWIIAAFPWANNVRTVLQEPRDRVTFASVSVAAAPLWLIGSLLYLAIQAIDADTHVAHVNLPTLSLLVGFAAQLLIGVMSFLLPSTIGGGPGASRAGLQTLDRAGLFRSTLLNVGLALWLLSPSERVTSVVSVLALASLAAFIPLVAMSVRAQRAVLMKRVDAPKARSAPAYSQVTAALAVLALVAGTLGGGFGSGDGGNSDGSSNTVAATGETTRVTVSAKGMSFEPNVIRVPAGNRLEITLVNNDNQIHDLKVASGAETGRLGSGEQATIDAGVIGKEMEGWCTIPGHRQQGMTLTIVPDQAGSGGHSGSGNHNGHGGHGGQHQQHSGQNSQNAAPLEQANWRNPELAPREDTDIHRVTLDVQEISGPVRGVERGWWTFNGRPMGPTLRGKVGDVFEVTLKNSGTISHSLDFHAGMVSPDEPMRSIAPGEELVYRFTAEHAGIWLYHCGTAPVSMHIASGMFGAVVIDPPDLAPVDHEYLLVQSEVYGLEGTSDTPVDSEKLAAGVPDAVVFNGIENQYVDNQIQVKAGESTRFWLLNAGPNLSEAFHIVGTQFHTSYKEGAYLLRDSENQGGSQALDLLAAQGGFVETRFLEAGTYTMVNHQFIDAERGAMGKVKVE from the coding sequence ATGAGTGCTAAAGGGAAATGGGATCGCCGTTCTTGGCATCGTAAGGCCGGACGTCCGGTCTCACTGTGGCTAGGAGCCATTGTCGTCGCCGGATTGGTCCACCAGCTTCTTCCCAATTCACGCTGGGTACTCATTCATCTGTTTACCCTCGGCGCGGTCACGAATTCGATTGTGGTGTGGTCACAGCACTTTACGGAAAAGTTCCTACACGCTCCTGCCCCCGACGAGGCACGCCCGTGGCAGTTGCGCCGAATATACGCCCTGAACCTAGGCATTGTGGTGACTGTAGTGGGCCAACTGACTACTTTCTGGCAGGTCACCACCATGGGTGCGGCTATTGTTGGTCTAATTCTTGCGTGGCATGCAATTGCTCTGGCCAGACAGTATCGGCAGCACAATGAGCAGCAGCGTTACGCGCCTGTGGTGTTGGCGTACGTTGCTAGCGCCTGTTGCATGCCTTTCGGCGCGACGGCTGGGGCGCTGCTTGCGGCGGGCGTCGGTACGCCCTGGTATGACCGCCTGAAACTGGCGCACCTGGCCATTAATATTCTTGGTTTTTTGGGTTTTGCTGCGGTGGGGTCGCTGGCCATATTGTTCCCCACCATCTGGCGCACGCGCGCAGGCACAGACCGCATGGGCCAGGTGTTGTCGTTGACTATGGTTGGCCTGTTGACCATCGTGATTGGGTCACTTCTGGGGTTGGGGCAGATCGCGGGCGCGGGCTTGCTGATCTATTGCGGCGGCTGGATTATTGCCGCCTTCCCCTGGGCAAACAACGTCCGCACCGTACTGCAGGAGCCGCGAGACCGTGTGACTTTTGCCAGCGTGTCCGTCGCGGCCGCACCATTGTGGCTGATCGGTTCGCTGTTGTATCTGGCCATTCAGGCCATTGATGCGGATACACACGTCGCACACGTGAACCTGCCAACCCTATCCTTGCTGGTGGGATTTGCGGCACAACTGCTCATTGGCGTCATGAGTTTCCTCCTGCCCTCCACTATCGGCGGCGGCCCCGGAGCGAGCCGAGCTGGCCTGCAAACCCTCGACCGCGCTGGACTCTTCCGCTCCACACTGTTGAACGTGGGACTAGCGCTGTGGCTTCTCTCCCCTTCCGAGCGGGTCACGAGCGTCGTATCCGTGCTGGCCCTGGCAAGTTTGGCCGCGTTTATCCCCCTGGTAGCTATGTCCGTCCGCGCTCAGCGCGCCGTACTAATGAAGCGTGTCGACGCCCCGAAAGCCCGCTCCGCTCCAGCCTACAGCCAGGTCACCGCCGCACTAGCTGTGCTGGCGCTGGTGGCTGGCACGCTAGGTGGCGGTTTCGGTTCTGGCGATGGCGGAAATTCTGATGGTTCTTCGAACACCGTTGCCGCGACAGGTGAAACAACGCGAGTGACAGTGTCCGCGAAAGGAATGTCGTTCGAGCCGAACGTTATTCGCGTTCCTGCTGGTAATCGCCTAGAAATCACGCTGGTGAATAACGACAATCAAATTCACGACCTAAAAGTTGCCAGCGGTGCCGAAACCGGGCGACTCGGTTCAGGCGAGCAGGCCACCATTGATGCAGGTGTGATCGGTAAGGAAATGGAAGGATGGTGCACCATCCCTGGGCACCGTCAACAGGGCATGACGCTCACCATTGTGCCTGATCAGGCTGGAAGTGGCGGGCATAGCGGCTCTGGGAATCACAATGGGCATGGTGGACATGGCGGGCAACACCAGCAACATTCTGGGCAGAATAGTCAGAATGCTGCGCCGCTGGAGCAGGCCAACTGGCGCAATCCCGAACTAGCGCCCCGAGAAGACACAGATATTCACCGCGTGACACTGGATGTGCAGGAAATCAGCGGACCAGTGCGTGGAGTGGAACGGGGCTGGTGGACGTTCAATGGACGCCCCATGGGGCCGACGTTGCGGGGCAAAGTTGGTGACGTATTTGAAGTGACACTGAAAAACAGCGGCACTATCAGCCACTCCCTTGATTTTCATGCCGGGATGGTCTCGCCGGACGAACCGATGCGGTCCATTGCCCCAGGTGAAGAACTTGTGTATCGCTTTACCGCCGAGCACGCAGGCATCTGGCTCTACCACTGCGGAACCGCGCCAGTAAGCATGCACATTGCGTCTGGAATGTTCGGTGCCGTGGTTATTGACCCCCCTGACCTGGCTCCCGTTGACCACGAATACTTACTTGTGCAGTCCGAGGTCTATGGGCTAGAAGGCACTTCCGATACTCCCGTTGACTCCGAAAAACTAGCGGCTGGAGTTCCTGATGCGGTGGTGTTCAACGGCATTGAAAACCAATATGTAGATAATCAGATACAGGTAAAAGCGGGCGAATCGACACGATTCTGGCTGCTCAACGCTGGACCAAACTTGTCCGAGGCATTCCATATTGTAGGAACGCAATTCCACACCTCGTACAAGGAAGGTGCCTACCTACTCCGAGATTCCGAAAACCAAGGCGGCTCACAGGCGCTGGATCTGCTTGCCGCACAAGGCGGGTTTGTCGAGACGCGCTTCCTCGAAGCAGGGACCTACACCATGGTCAACCACCAATTCATCGACGCCGAGCGCGGGGCAATGGGGAAAGTCAAAGTGGAGTAG